The Panicum hallii strain FIL2 chromosome 9, PHallii_v3.1, whole genome shotgun sequence genome has a window encoding:
- the LOC112878335 gene encoding indole-3-acetaldehyde oxidase → MGEAAPAAAVLAVNGERYEAAGVDPSTTLLEFLRTRTPVRGPKLGCGEGGCGACVVLVSKYDPATDEVTESSVSSCLTLLHSVDRCSVTTSEGIGNTKDGYHPVQQRLSGFHASQCGFCTPGMCMSIFSALVKADKAADRPAPPAGFSKITTSEAEKAVSGNLCRCTGYRPIVDACKSFAADVDLEDLGLNCFWKKGCEPAEVSKLPGYSSGAVCTFPEFLKSEIKASVEQANNALVLVSDDGWYRPKSMDELNRLFESNSFDENFVKIVASNTGSGVYKDQDLHDKYIDIKGIPELSVINRSSKGIELGSVVSISKAIDVLSDGNLVFRKIADHLNKVASPFVRNTATIGGNIIMAQRLQFPSDIATVLLAAGSTVTIQVASKRLCLTLEEFLQQPPCDSRTLLLSIFIPDRGSDDITFETFRAAPRPFGNAVSYVNSAFLARSSGGDLIEDICLAFGAYGADHAIRARKVEDFLKGKSVTSSVILEAVRLLKETIAPSEGTTHPEYRISLAVSFLFTFLSSLANSLNEAPKINVPNGLYTNGVTNGSIEHSPENHLNVDSNDLPIRSRQEMVFSDEYKPVGKPIKKTGAELQASGEAVYVDDIPAPKDCLYGAFIYSTHPYAHVKGINFKTSLASKKVITVVTAKDIPSGGKNIGSSFPGLGDEPLFADPIAECAGQNIGVVIAETQRYAYMAAKQAIIEYSTENLQPPILTIEDAIQRNSYFKVPPFLAPKPVGDYNQGMSEADHKILSAEVKLESQYYFYMETQVALAIPDEDNCITIYSSAQIPEVTQNVVARCLGVPFHNVRLITRRVGGGFGGKAMKAIHVACACAVAAFKLRRPVRMYLDRKTDMIIAGGRHPMKVKYSVGFKSDGKITALHLDLGINAGISPDVSPLMPPAIIGALKKYNWGNLAFDAKVCKTNVSSKSAMRGPGDVQGSFIAEAIIEHVASALSVDTNTIRRKNLHDYKSLAVFYGESAGEASTYSLATMFDKLASSPDYQHRAEMVEHFNRSSKWKKRGISCVPITYKVGLRPTPGKVSIMNDGSIAVEVGGVEIGQGLWTKVKQMTAFGLGQLCTDGGECLLDKVRVIQADTLSMIQGGFTGGSTTSETSCEAVRLSCAALVERLKPIKESLEAKTGTVEWSAIIAQASTASVNLSAHAYWTPDPSFRSYLNYGAAISEVEVDVLTGATTILRSDLLYDCGQSLNPAVDLGQVEGAFVQGVGFFTNEEYATNSDGMVINDGTWTYKIPTVDTIPKQFNVELINSARDQKRVLSSKASGEPPLLLACSVHCAMREAIRAARKEFSVCTGPANSAITFQMDVPATMPVVKELCGLDVVERYLESVSAAGPTTAKAYIDPASALPMTNEVNQSV, encoded by the exons AtgggggaggcggcgccggcggcggcggtgctggccGTGAACGGCGAGAGGTACGAGGCGGCCGGCGTGGACCCGTCGACGACGCTGCTCGAGTTCCTCCGCACCCGGACGCCCGTCAGGGGCCCCAAGCTCGGCTGCGGCGAAG GCGGCTGTGGTGCATGCGTCGTCCTCGTCTCCAAGTACGACCCCGCCACCGACGAGGTGACCGAGTCCTCGGTGAGCTCCTGCCTGACGCTGCTCCATAGCGTGGACCGCTGCTCGGTGACCACCAGCGAGGGCATCGGCAACACCAAGGATGGCTACCACCCCGTGCAACAGCGGCTCTCAGGCTTCCACGCCTCGCAGTGCGGCTTCTGCACGCCTGGCATGTGCATGTCCATCTTCTCCGCGCTTGTCAAGGCCGACAAGGCGGCCgaccgccccgccccgcccgccggtTTCTCCAAGATCACCACATCGGAGGCTGAGAAGGCTGTCTCAGGCAACCTGTGCCGGTGCACCGGGTACAGGCCCATCGTTGACGCCTGCAAGAGCTTCGCGGCCGATGTTGATCTTGAAGACCTGGGTCTCAACTGCTTCTGGAAGAAGGGTTGCGAACCTGCAGAAGTCAGCAAGTTGCCCGGCTACAGCAGTGGTGCCGTCTGCACTTTCCCGGAGTTTCTCAAATCGGAGATCAAGGCCTCAGTTGAGCAGGCGAACAATGCTCTGGTTCTGGTTTCTGATGACGGCTGGTACCGTCCTAAGAGCATGGACGAGCTTAACAGGCTGTTCGAGTCTAATTCCTTTGATGAGAATTTTGTAAAGATCGTGGCTTCAAACACTGGATCTGGAGTGTACAAGGATCAAGACCTCCATGACAAGTACATTGACATCAAAGGGATCCCAGAGCTTTCAGTTATCAACAGAAGCAGCAAGGGAATTGAGCTTGGATCAGTTGTGTCTATCTCTAAAGCAATTGACGTGTTGTCAGATGGaaacttggtcttcagaaagaTTGCTGATCACCTGAACAAAGTGGCTTCACCATTTGTTCGGAACACTGCAACCATAGGTGGAAACATAATCATGGCACAGAGGTTGCAGTTCCCATCAGACATTGCAACAGTACTACTAGCTGCAGGTTCAACCGTCACTATCCAGGTGGCTTCCAAAAGGCTGTGCCTCACTTTGGAAGAGTTCTTGCAGCAGCCTCCATGTGATTCTAGGACCCTGTTGCTGAGCATATTCATCCCAGATAGGGGATCAGATGACATCACTTTTGAGACTTTCCGAGCCGCCCCTCGTCCATTTGGCAATGCTGTCTCATATGTTAATTCCGCTTTCTTGGCAAGGTCATCAGGAGGCGATCTCATTGAGGATATATGCTTGGCGTTCGGTGCTTACGGAGCCGATCATGCCATCAGAGCTAGGAAGGTTGAGGATTTCCTGAAGGGCAAATCGGTGACCTCTTCTGTTATACTTGAAGCAGTTCGGTTGCTTAAAGAGACGATTGCACCATCCGAAGGAACAACACATCCTGAGTATAGAATCAGCTTGGCTGTCAGTTTCTTGTTCACCTTCCTATCTTCCCTTGCCAACAGCTTGAATGAAGCACCAAAGATCAATGTTCCCAATGGATTGTATACGAATGGAGTCACAAATGGAAGCATTGAGCACTCACCAGAGAATCATCTTAATGTTGACAGCAATGATTTGCCAATTCGCTCAAGACAAGAAATGGTTTTCAGTGATGAATACAAGCCAGTTGGCAAGCCAATCAAGAAAACTGGGGCAGAGCTCCAAGCATCCG GGGAGGCGGTGTACGTTGATGATATCCCTGCTCCCAAGGATTGCCTCTATGGAGCATTTATCTATAGCACACACCCTTATGCTCATGTTAAGGGTATCAACTTTAAAACATCTTTGGCTTCGAAGAAGGTCATCACAGTTGTCACCGCAAAGGATATTCCCAGTGGCGGAAAAAATATTGGATCCAGCTTCCCAGGGCTTGGAGATGAACCACTTTTTGCTGATCCAATTGCAGAATGTGCTGGTCAAAATATTGGTGTCGTG ATTGCTGAAACACAGAGGTATGCCTATATGGCAGCAAAGCAAGCAATTATTGAGTACAGCACAGAAAATCTGCAGCCACCAATTCTAACAATAGAAGATGCCATCCAACGAAACAGCTACTTCAAAGTCCCCCCATTTTTAGCTCCCAAGCCAGTTGGTGACTACAACCAAGGGATGTCTGAAGCTGATCACAAGATTTTATCAGCCGAG GTCAAACTTGAATCCCAGTATTATTTCTACATGGAGACACAAGTGGCGCTTGCTATTCCTGATGAAGATAACTGCATAACCATCTATTCATCAGCACAAATACCGGAGGTCACACAAAATGTGGTTGCAAGGTGCCTTGGGGTTCCATTTCACAATGTCCGTCTCATCACCAGAAGAGTTGGAGGAGGCTTTGGTGGAAAGGCAATGAAAGCAATACAT GTTGCATGTGCATGTGCTGTTGCCGCATTCAAGCTACGGCGTCCTGTTCGGATGTACCTCGATCGCAAGACAGACATGATAATAGCAGGTGGGCGGCATCCTATGAAGGTGAAGTACTCCGTTGGGTTCAAGTCAGATGGCAAGATCACGGCCTTGCACCTTGACCTTGGGATCAATGCTGGAATATCACCGGATGTGAGTCCATTGATGCCACCTGCTATCATAGGCGCTCTCAAAAAGTACAACTGGGGCAATCTTGCATTTGATGCCAAGGTCTGCAAGACAAATgtctcatcaaaatcagcaatgAGGGGTCCTGGGGATGTGCAGGGCTCTTTCATTGCTGAAGCCATCATTGAGCATGTTGCCTCAGCACTCTCAGTTGACACTAACACCATCAGGAGGAAGAATCTGCATGACTATAAGAGCCTTGCAGTGTTCTATGGAGAAAGTGCAGGTGAAGCTTCTACATACAGCCTGGCCACCATGTTTGATAAGCTGGCCTCATCTCCAGACTACCAGCACAGAGCTGAAATGGTTGAGCACTTCAACAGAAGCAGCAAGTGGAAGAAACGTGGCATTTCTTGTGTGCCAATCACATACAAAGTGGGGCTTCGGCCAACTCCAGGCAAGGTGTCTATCATGAATGATGGTTCCATTGCGGTTGAGGTTGGAGGAGTGGAGATAGGGCAAGGGCTGTGGACGAAAGTGAAGCAGATGACGGCATTCGGGTTGGGACAGTTGTGTACTGACGGCGGTGAATGCCTCCTTGACAAGGTGCGGGTTATCCAGGCCGACACATTGAGCATGATCCAGGGAGGGTTCACCGGTGGGAGCACCACTTCTGAAACTAGCTGTGAAGCGGTTCGACTATCATGCGCTGCGCTTGTTGAGAGGCTTAAGCCTATAAAGGAGAGCCTGGAGGCTAAGACTGGCACAGTGGAATGGAGCGCCATAATTGCTCAG GCAAGTACGGCAAGTGTGAACTTGTCGGCACATGCATACTGGACCCCTGATCCATCATTCAGAAGCTACTTGAACTATGGAGCTGCCATTAGTGAG GTGGAAGTTGATGTCCTGACAGGAGCAACAACAATTCTAAGGAGTGACCTCCTGTACGATTGTGGGCAAAGCCTGAACCCAGCAGTAGACTTGGGCCAG GTGGAAGGTGCATTTGTCCAAGGAGTGGGCTTCTTCACAAATGAGGAGTATGCAACGAACTCTGATGGCATGGTCATCAACGACGGCACATGGACATACAAGATCCCCACGGTTGACACCATCCCAAAGCAGTTCAACGTCGAGCTGATCAACAGCGCCCGCGACCAGAAGCGTGTCCTCTCTTCAAAGG CATCGGGTGAGCCGCCGCTGCTTCTCGCGTGCTCGGTGCACTGCGCCATGAGGGAGGCCATCAGGGCCGCCAGGAAGGAGTTCTCGGTCTGCACCGGGCCAGCGAACTCCGCCATCACGTTCCAGATGGACGTCCCGGCGACGATGCCCGTCGTGAAGGAGCTCTGCGGCCTGGACGTCGTCGAGAGGTACCTCGAGAGCGTGTCCGCTGCCGGCCCAACCACCGCAAAAGCATACATAGATCCAGCAAGCGCCCTGCCCATGACGAATGAGGTTAATCAGTCAGTGTAA
- the LOC112876545 gene encoding LOB domain-containing protein 24-like, with amino-acid sequence MSTSSSTEAAAAASPGIRRCAACKNQRRRCSQDCVLAPYFPASDPQRYACVQRVFGASNVARMLQNLPIHERGKAADTMAVEAHRRVEDPVYGCAGIVGRLQGEIRAAQCELARTQAQIAVHAAAAARARPAVDAAQLNAPAQAALPQQQQEQCDALAMQQDPFQGLDALLVDDYRVDVNLVDDEMNTD; translated from the exons ATGTCGACGAGCTCGAGCACggaagctgctgctgctgccagcCCGGGCATCAGGCGGTGCGCCGCGTGCAAGAACCAGCGCAGGAGGTGCTCCCAGGACTGCGTCCTCGCCCCCTACTTCCCGGCGTCGGATCCTCAGAGATACGCCTGCGTGCAGAGGGTCTTTGGCGCCAGCAACGTTGCAAGAATGCTCCAG AACCTCCCAATCCACGAGCGCGGCAAGGCGGCGGACACGATGGCGGTGGAGGCACACCGGCGGGTGGAGGACCCGGTGTACGGCTGCGCGGGGATCGTCGGCCGCCTCCAGGGGGAGATCAGGGCCGCGCAATGCGAGCTGGCCAGGACCCAGGCCCAGATCGCCGTgcacgccgccgcggcggctcgAGCGCGGCCGGCGGTGGACGCCGCCCAGCTGAACGCGCCGGCACAGGCCGCTCtgcctcagcagcagcaagagCAGTGCGATGCGCTGGCGATGCAGCAGGACCCGTTCCAGGGGTTGGATGCCCTGCTCGTCGATGATTACCGCGTGGATGTTAATCTGGTTGATGATGAGATGAACACCGACTAG